A stretch of the Nicotiana tabacum cultivar K326 chromosome 6, ASM71507v2, whole genome shotgun sequence genome encodes the following:
- the LOC142182211 gene encoding uncharacterized protein LOC142182211, which translates to MKLALRGKGKLVFMDGTYVKSMYRRELAEQLEKCNAIVLPWIGSIVATELMASIVYASNAKKFLMGLTESYNNLRSNLLARRPIVSVNEAYATVSQEESQRLLGVVDMNKDPLTMLAGRTHQGFKPKKPDVIREHYGYKGHLKKNCYKIVGYPQDFKSKKNGTQSGGFIPYYNSTVAGENMNSSEAQGHFFTEQQYKQILNMLNKPTSSDNADYITGNMADTRASHHITLYKELLTTFRPLRDQNSSRVQVHTGGRAEITSIGSYKLGNVLHVPDFKFNLLSVSKITKQLSCVALFFPDFCMFQGLFNGKVLGIGKEKEGLYILQEAIKYAIVATVHKEDNGGKLWHWRLGLLEQYNTLQMSRIKLPRGDKFTSRASKTVFVGYSETQKGYKLYDLENHQIFVSRDVQFKESLFPFKTKAQEELGDNFLFKEAINTGIIQTHAGGYHDQHPTNAELIPEQGEAMPTVESSAIDSPNLPDAAPDTEDAMGQPQTLEAPTTRSDQVET; encoded by the exons ATGAAATTGGCTCTTCGAGGCAAAGGAAAATTAGTTTTTATGGATGGAACCTATGTCAAAAGCATGTATAGAAGAGAATTAGCAGAACAGTTAGAGAAGTGCAACGCTATTGTCCTGCCATGGATAGGAAGCATAGTCGCGACTGAGTTGATGGCCAGTATCGTATATGCGTCTAATGCTAAGAAG TTCCTTATGGGACTTACTGAGTCCTACAATAATCTAAGGAGTAATTTGCTAGCGAGGAGACCTATAGTGTCAGTAAATGAAGCCTATGCAACAGTGTCTCAGGAGGAAAGCCAAAGATTACTAGGTGTGGTAGATATGAACAAGGATCCATTAACAATGTTAGCAGGAAGAACACACCAAGGTTTTAAGCCTAAGAAGCCTGATGTAATCCGTGAGCATTATGGATACAAGGGACACTTGAAGAAAAATTGTTATAAAATTGTTGGCTACCCACAGGATTTTAAGAGCAAGAAGAATGGCACACAATCTGGTGGATTCATACCTTATTACAATTCTACAGTTGCAGGAGAAAATATGAATTCATCAGAGGCACAAGGTCATTTCTTTACTGAACAACAATACAAGCAGATACTGAATATGCTGAACAAGCCAACATCGAGTGACAATGCAGATTACATAACAGGTAACATGGCAG ATACAAGGGCATCACATCATATTACACTATATAAGGAGTTGCTAACTACTTTTAGACCACTGAGAGATCAAAATAGCAGCAGAGTTCAAGTACATACTGGTGGTAGAGCAGAAATTACAAGTATAGGAAGCTATAAGCTTGGGAATGTTCTACATGTCCCAGATTTCAAGTTTAATCTTCTTTCAGTGTCCAAGATAACCAAACAACTTTCTTGCGTGGCTTTGTTTTTCCCTGATTTTTGTATGTTCCAAGGACTCTTCAATGGGAAGGTTCTCGGGATTGGTAAGGAAAAGGAAGGATTGTACATACTACAAGAAGCAATAAAATATGCAATAGTAGCAACAGTTCATAAAGAAGACAATGGTGGAAAGCTGTGGCATTGGAGACTAGGTCTGTTGGAGCAATACAACACATTGCAGATGTCAAGAATAAA GTTGCCTAGAGGTGACAAATTCACATCAAGAGCCAGTAAGACAGTATTTGTGGGATATTCAGAAACACAGAAAGGTTACAAGTTATATGATCTTGAAAATCATCAAATTTTTGTTAGCAGGGATGTTCAATTCAAGGAATCACTATTTCCTTTTAAAACTAAGGCTCAAGAAGAATTAGGTGACAATTTTCTATTTAAAGAGGCCATAAATACAGGTATAATCCAGACACATGCAGGAGGTTATCATGATCAACATCCTACAAATGCAGAACTAATACCTGAACAAGGAGAAGCAATGCCTACAGTGGAAAGTTCAGCCATTGATTCACCTAATCTCCCTGATGCAGCACCTGACACAGAAGATGCAATGGGTCAACCACAAACACTTGAAGCCCCTACAACAAGATCTGATCAAGTTGAGACATAA